The sequence below is a genomic window from Candidatus Desulfofervidus auxilii.
TGAAAATTTAGAATTTTTAAAAAATGTAGTTAGTGAAACTTATTTAATTAAAAAGAATAGTCATTTAATTGGGTTAACTTTAAAAAGACTTAATTTAAGATCTAAAACTGGAGCTACAATTATAGCTATAAAAAGAAATGGAGAATTTATAGTTAATCCACCAGCTAACTTTTCTTTTAAAGAAAATGATATTTTAATAATTATAGGAACTGAAGACCAATTAAATAAAGCTTTAGCCTTTTTAGAAAACCCTTTTTCTTAATTTAAAATTATACTTGATTTAAGTCAAACTTAGCATAAAAACTTCTACTCTTGACAAAATAGATAAAAAGGTTATTTTAAGTTACAAAATAAAAAATGGGGCCGTAGCTCAGCGGGAGAGCGCGTGAATGGCATTCACGAGGTCGTGGGTTCAAGTCCCACCGGCTCCATATAAAAGTATTTAATTATTCTCTCTACCATAAATATCATCAATTCTTATTATATCATCTTCTTCCAGATATTCTCCACTTTGTACTTCAATAATTTCTAAAGGAATTTTACCTGGATTTTCAAGACGATGTAAAGTAGTTGGAGGAACAAATATTGATTCATTCTCATGAATAAAACTTTCTTTTTCTCCAATAATTACTTTAGCAGTTCCTCTAACAACAATCCAATGTTCAGAACGGTGATAATGCATCTGTAAACTGAGTTTAGCACCTGAGTTCACTACAACTTTTTTTATTTTATATCTTGATCCTTCTTCTAAAACTGTATAACTTCCCCAGGGTCTAAAAACTGTTTTATGTTCAAGCACACTTGGATGTTTATTCTTTTTAAGTAAATTTACAATATCTCTTACTTTTTGGGATATATCTTTTTTAATGATTAAAATAGCATCATCTGTATCAATAATTGCTAAATCTTCCACTCCGCAAGCTACAACAAGTCTTTTATTGCCAAATATAAGAGAATTTTTAGTATCTATAGAAATGACTTCTCCAGTTTTTACATTTTGAGCTTCATCTTTATCTAAAGCTTCATAAACTGCATTCCACGAGCCGATATCACTCCAATAAATATCAAGTGGTAAAACTACAGCTTTATTTGTTTTTTCCATTACTGCATAATCTATAGAAATTTCAGGAAGTTCTGAAAAATTTTTAATTGTTTCTTCAAAACTTAAATCAAAAATTTTAGCAATTTCAGGCTCAAATTTAGCAAGTTCTTCCTGCATAGTTTTTATATCAAAACAAAACATTCCTGAATTCCAAAAATAATTTCCTTCTTCTAAATATCTTTTAGCTGTTTCAAAATCTGGTTTTTCTGTAAATTTTTCTACATAAAATACATCTGATTCAATAATTTTATTAATTTGTTTACTTTTATCAGCTTTGATATAACCATATCCTGTTTCTGGATAAGTAGGTTTTATGCCGAAAGTGACTATATAGCCTCTCTTAGCTAATTTTTCAGCCTTTTCAAGATATTTTAAAAATCTCTCTTCGGGTTTAATAATATGATCTGAAGGTGATATAAAAAGAACTTTATCCTCATCTACATTCATTTTTTCTAAGATAAATTTCATAGCAAGTGCAATAGCAGGTGCAGTATTTCTCATAGCAGGCTCAAGAATAACATTTTTTTCAAGTATATTAAAACCTAAATTTTTAAGTTCTGAAAAAATTAAAAATTTATAATCTTTATTTGTCATAATAATTATATCCTCACACTTCACATATTTTAAATATCTCTCTATTGTCCTTTGAAAAAGTGATTTATTTCCATTTAATCTTAAAAATTGTTTAGGAAAAGTCTTTCTTGAAAGAGGCCATAGCCTTGTTCCTGCTCCACCTGCAAGTATAACTACTTTCATTTTATATTCTCCAGAATTAAAATTTTAAATTTTAAACATTTTAATATAAATTTTTAAAATTTCACAATTATTATAAAATAAATACTAAATTATACTAAATTATAATTTTGATAAAAAATTTACAAAAAGTCATAAATTCTATATTTAAAAAATACTTTAAAAGAGCTTATTTAGTATATGCAAATTGTTTATAATTTATATGGATTACAGAAAATGCTGAACAGATAAAAAGCACTAAAGAAATCTTTGAAAGTATTTATCTCAATTTTTTCCTTTTACTTGACAATTTTTCGTTCTTAATTTAAATTAAAATTTACACTTAAAATGGATTTATTTAGAACTTATGTGAGGTAAAAAATAAAATTAAATTTCTATTGGTTCAATCATTTATTTTAAATTATGTCTCAAGATAAAATAGTAAATTTGAGTCATCAAAAAATTAAATCCTCTTCGAAGGCTTCTGTTTCTCCTTTAGATGAATTAACTCTTAGAACAACTAAAGAAATCGTAATTAAATTCATCGAGATGGGAAGATGCTCTCCTGCTACATTTGAAGAAGTTTTTACTCAGGTTTTTTCTGTGGTAAAAAAAACTTTAAATAAAGATTAATGTATCTTCTTGCCATTCATGGCAGTCCAAGAAAAGGGGGAAATACAGAAATACTTTTAGATTATTTTCTAAAAGGAATAAAAAAAAAGAATATCTCTTTTGAAAAAATAAGACTTTCAGAACTTAAATATCAACCTTGTATAGAATGCGGAAAATGTGAAACTATAGGAGAGTGTGTTATTGAAGATGATTTTCAAGAACTTTATAAAAAAATTCTAAAAGCTGATTTTTTAGTAATTTCCACTCCCATCTTCTTTTACAATCATACTTCTTATGTTCAGGCTTTTTTTGAAAGATTTCAAGCTTTTTGGGCAAGAAAATATCTTCTTAAACTTCCTCATCCTTTAAATAAAACTACAAAAGGTATTATTCTTTCTATTGGAGCAACTAAAGGAAAAAATCTTTTTGAAAGTGTTATAAAGAGTTTTAAATATGCTTTAGAT
It includes:
- a CDS encoding mannose-1-phosphate guanylyltransferase/mannose-6-phosphate isomerase — encoded protein: MKVVILAGGAGTRLWPLSRKTFPKQFLRLNGNKSLFQRTIERYLKYVKCEDIIIMTNKDYKFLIFSELKNLGFNILEKNVILEPAMRNTAPAIALAMKFILEKMNVDEDKVLFISPSDHIIKPEERFLKYLEKAEKLAKRGYIVTFGIKPTYPETGYGYIKADKSKQINKIIESDVFYVEKFTEKPDFETAKRYLEEGNYFWNSGMFCFDIKTMQEELAKFEPEIAKIFDLSFEETIKNFSELPEISIDYAVMEKTNKAVVLPLDIYWSDIGSWNAVYEALDKDEAQNVKTGEVISIDTKNSLIFGNKRLVVACGVEDLAIIDTDDAILIIKKDISQKVRDIVNLLKKNKHPSVLEHKTVFRPWGSYTVLEEGSRYKIKKVVVNSGAKLSLQMHYHRSEHWIVVRGTAKVIIGEKESFIHENESIFVPPTTLHRLENPGKIPLEIIEVQSGEYLEEDDIIRIDDIYGRENN
- a CDS encoding flavodoxin family protein, with amino-acid sequence MYLLAIHGSPRKGGNTEILLDYFLKGIKKKNISFEKIRLSELKYQPCIECGKCETIGECVIEDDFQELYKKILKADFLVISTPIFFYNHTSYVQAFFERFQAFWARKYLLKLPHPLNKTTKGIILSIGATKGKNLFESVIKSFKYALDTIYGVYIGGLFLRGINKKGEILNYPEYLEIAKNIGFKLSSLSEEEIIKFPEKLNLNTSSTP